A window of [Clostridium] innocuum genomic DNA:
CACTTACTTCGATATCCTTCAGAGTGAGATAAGGCTTATTGGACAGCACCTGCATGAGTGCCATGAGTTCATTATCCATACACATACCTCCCCATATGATGCTTACAACTAGATTTTATCTGAAAACGGTATCACTGACAAAGTGTTTTCGGTACAAGTTTTGTTTTGTATACGCACAAATTTTGAACTCAAAAAAAGGCGCAGCTCATCATACGCCTTTCATTGTATCATAATGGCTTTTAAAACGTTATCCCGCCGTAGTTTGCATTTCCAGTCTTGCTTCATCAATCAGCGTTCTGATTGAGCGTGCATTGGCTGCGATTTCTTCCCGGCTGCCTTTTGTGAGAAGTGAGCCGAAGCCGCAGCAGTCCACACCACGCAGCACATAATCCTTCAGATTTTTCAGATCAATTCCACCGCTCGCAAGAATCGGCATATAGGGAATCGGCGTCTTGAATACGGATACCAGTCTGGGACCATAGAAATCGGAAATCGGAAACGCCTTGATAAAGGCTGCCCCTGCTTCCAGAGCCTGAAGTGCTTCCGTTAATGTCGTGCAGCCCGGCGCATAGGGAATCTGATACCGGTTGCACATAACGGCAACCTCCCTAGAAAAATTCGGTGCTATGATAAACTGCGCATTGTGAAGGATGGCATGTCTGGCTGTTTCACTGTCAAGCACGGTTCCTGCTCCGATGATCAGACGATCCTGAAATGTCTCACGCAGAGCCTGAATCACCTCACCTGCATTGGGCAGCGTATAACTGATTTCAAGACAGCTGACGCCCCCTTCCAGACATCCGTTTGCGATTTCTATTCCCCGCTCTATCGTTTCGACACGAACGATTGCCATAGCGCCTGTTTCCGCTATGCGTTTTGTTAGCTCTGCTTTCTGCATATACGTACCTCCTGTTGTTTTAGCTTTATGCCTTTTGTACAACCTCGCAGGATATGTGATGGGTATGAAGGCAGTCCATGGCATACTTCTGTACATCATTCAGCTTCTTTCTCTGAAAGAGATAGACCGCCCCTGCGTATTGCCAGCCGGAGGGGTGCGTCACATGATCTCCTGAGAAAAAGAGCTTGACAGAGCTGCTGCTGCGAAGAATTTTTACCGCACGAATATCCCTATATTTCATGTGCCGCTGCTCTTTGGGAAGTGCCGGAAGAATCACCTCGTCGCGTTTAAATTCACATACCGGGGTGTTTTTGACAAGCCGAAAGCCATAACGGTACATGGCTTTTACAGAAAACCAGAGACCTGTGATGCTTAAGAACGCAAGCAGGAAATGTCCGGAACCGTAAACATAGATTGTCAGCAGCATAAGCAATATGGTTAAGCACAGATTCAGCAGCGTATACAGTAGCAGCTTTCCTCTATCTTCCCGTACGATGTATTCCTTCATATCCATCATCCTTTCCCGTGTTATTATATGAGATGGTAATACTGCAGCATCTCTTTGATTTTTTCATCATCCTGTGCACTGCATTCCAGTACCGGCTTTCTTGCCGGTCCGATTTCCGCAATCCCTGCCAGCTCTGCCGCACGCTTCATGACAACCGGTACCGTTCCCAGCTTCAATACGCCGCGCAGTACATCAATGTCCTTCTGCAGTTCCTCTGCTTTTTCTGTTTCTCCATTTCGCAGTGCCCTGTCCAGCTCCACCAGCACCTCCGTTATCACATTGGAGGTTCCTGCCACGGCACCGCTTGCCCCCAAAGCATAGCCATAGCTGATTTTGGAATCCGAACCGATCAGCAGATCGAAATCATCCCGCTTCGCAAGCTCTGCGTATGCCTTCAGATTTTCTTCCTTACCACTGCTGTCCTTGATACCGCGAATGTTTTCTACCTCTGCCAGACGTCCCACGACCTCTGCGCTTAAGTTACAGCCTGTTGCCTTTGGGATGTTGTAGAGAATGATGGGAATACTTACACTTTCCGCAACCGCTGTGAAATGCTGTACCAGCTCTTCCTCTGTCGGTGTCAGAAAATACGGTGTGATGACACTCAGAGCATCCGCACCCAGCTCCTCCATCTTCTTTGACAGACGGATGGTTTCCTTTGTGCTGCATGCCCCTGTCCCTACATAGACCGGCACACGGTGGTCAACCATCCCAATCACCTTTTCGGCAAATTCTATTTTTTCCGCTTCCTCGATCACATGAAACTCTCCATTGCTTCCAAGGATGAAGATTCCCTTAACGCCCTTAGCGATTAAATGATCGATCAGCTGCTTTGTCGCTTCATAGTTGATACTCTGTTCCTCATCACGATGAAACGGTGTTACGATTGGTGTTATGATTCCTTCCAGCTTCATTTATCTGTCCCCGCTTTCTTTGATACTTGCGCCCAGACTGCCGCCCGGATGCCATTTCACATACTGCTGCGGTGTCAGATTCTTTGCGTTCTGTAATAAGATGCTCAGGCTCTGCAGCATGACCATCTCTGCCAGTATAGAGGCTCTTGGCGGCTTGTTCATAGCATCCCCCTCCTGATTGACACCGGCAATCAGCGTGACGTCCCCCTGCTTTGCCAGCCAGGAATCAGCTTTTCCGGTTAATGCAATCAGCTTGGCACCATTGCTTTTCAGTGTCTCCACGGTTGCCTTCAGCTCGGTCGTCTCTCCGCTGTTGGAAATGGCAATTACGACATCTCCGCTCAGCACCTGTCCCGCACTGCCATGTACGGCTTCCGTTCCATGCAGCTCATAGGTTGGTGTTCCTGTGGAGGATAACAGCGATGCTGCATACCCGGCCACATGTCCCGGCTTACCGATTCCTGTCACATGCACACGGTTATGATTTTGTTCCGCCTGCAGAATCAGTTCTCTGGCCGCAATCAGCGCCTCTGCGTCAATGCTGTCTATGAAATTCTTCAATTCACTGGATTCGATATCCAGAAACTCCCGTATCTGTTCTTTTTCTACTGCCATATAGTTACTTCCTTTCCAGTTGCTCATATTCTCTCACTGCCTGTTTTAAGCCTTCCCGCATCAGTGC
This region includes:
- a CDS encoding ketohydroxyglutarate aldolase, translated to MQKAELTKRIAETGAMAIVRVETIERGIEIANGCLEGGVSCLEISYTLPNAGEVIQALRETFQDRLIIGAGTVLDSETARHAILHNAQFIIAPNFSREVAVMCNRYQIPYAPGCTTLTEALQALEAGAAFIKAFPISDFYGPRLVSVFKTPIPYMPILASGGIDLKNLKDYVLRGVDCCGFGSLLTKGSREEIAANARSIRTLIDEARLEMQTTAG
- the dapA gene encoding 4-hydroxy-tetrahydrodipicolinate synthase; translated protein: MKLEGIITPIVTPFHRDEEQSINYEATKQLIDHLIAKGVKGIFILGSNGEFHVIEEAEKIEFAEKVIGMVDHRVPVYVGTGACSTKETIRLSKKMEELGADALSVITPYFLTPTEEELVQHFTAVAESVSIPIILYNIPKATGCNLSAEVVGRLAEVENIRGIKDSSGKEENLKAYAELAKRDDFDLLIGSDSKISYGYALGASGAVAGTSNVITEVLVELDRALRNGETEKAEELQKDIDVLRGVLKLGTVPVVMKRAAELAGIAEIGPARKPVLECSAQDDEKIKEMLQYYHLI
- a CDS encoding SIS domain-containing protein, translated to MAVEKEQIREFLDIESSELKNFIDSIDAEALIAARELILQAEQNHNRVHVTGIGKPGHVAGYAASLLSSTGTPTYELHGTEAVHGSAGQVLSGDVVIAISNSGETTELKATVETLKSNGAKLIALTGKADSWLAKQGDVTLIAGVNQEGDAMNKPPRASILAEMVMLQSLSILLQNAKNLTPQQYVKWHPGGSLGASIKESGDR